A window of the Rhodoluna limnophila genome harbors these coding sequences:
- the gltX gene encoding glutamate--tRNA ligase: MSSAITAPFTDATGADVKVRFCPSPTGLPHVGLIRTALFNWAYARHTGGSFLFRIEDTDAERDSEESFEMILDALNWLGLNWDEGVNVGGPAEPYRQSERTHIYQEVIEKLKASGHIYESYLTGEELDERNRANGRAVQLGYDNSERELTEEAKAAYRAEGRSPALRLRVPDVDITFTDLVRGEITFPAGSFPDFVVVRPNGQPLYTLVNPVDDALMGVTHVLRGEDLLSSTPRQIALYNALYEAGITKFIPQFGHLPYVMGEGTKKLSKRDPEANLFHHRDRGFIPEGLLNYLALLGWGLSADQDIFTMDELAAAFDVTNVNPNPARFDQKKADAINAAHIRLLGADEFKARLMPYLQSAGVVGATLSEAEQRVLDAAAPLIQERLVVLSEAPDLVSFMFKTADQIVVEEDAKAGLPENTVEVLNAGVAALEAIAESDFKTEVIQAALQAALIDGLGLKPRVAFGPLRTGISGRRISPPLFESMEILGKAETIARLNAFARVA; encoded by the coding sequence CTGATTCGAACCGCACTCTTCAACTGGGCCTATGCCCGCCACACCGGCGGTTCATTCCTGTTCCGCATTGAAGACACCGATGCCGAGCGCGACAGCGAAGAGTCATTCGAGATGATTCTCGATGCACTCAACTGGTTGGGTCTTAACTGGGATGAGGGCGTTAATGTTGGCGGCCCGGCCGAGCCTTACCGCCAGTCAGAGCGCACCCACATCTACCAAGAGGTCATCGAGAAGCTCAAGGCCTCTGGTCACATCTACGAGAGTTACCTGACCGGAGAAGAGCTTGATGAGCGCAACCGCGCAAATGGGCGTGCCGTGCAGTTGGGCTACGACAATTCTGAGCGTGAGCTAACCGAAGAAGCCAAGGCAGCCTACCGAGCCGAAGGTCGTTCACCGGCGTTGCGACTTCGAGTGCCCGATGTTGACATTACTTTTACCGACCTAGTTCGCGGAGAAATTACCTTCCCGGCAGGTTCGTTCCCTGACTTTGTTGTGGTCCGCCCGAACGGTCAGCCGCTGTACACACTGGTCAACCCGGTTGACGACGCCCTAATGGGGGTAACCCACGTGCTACGCGGTGAGGACCTATTGTCTTCTACCCCTCGTCAGATTGCGCTTTACAACGCACTCTACGAAGCCGGAATCACAAAGTTCATTCCGCAATTTGGCCACCTGCCTTACGTGATGGGGGAGGGCACCAAGAAGCTCTCGAAGCGTGATCCAGAGGCCAACCTGTTCCACCACCGCGACCGCGGGTTTATTCCAGAGGGTTTGTTGAACTATCTGGCACTGCTTGGTTGGGGCCTCAGTGCCGACCAAGACATTTTCACCATGGATGAACTGGCAGCGGCATTTGATGTCACCAACGTGAACCCAAACCCGGCCCGATTTGACCAGAAGAAAGCCGACGCTATCAATGCGGCTCACATTCGCTTGCTCGGTGCCGATGAATTCAAGGCTCGTTTGATGCCTTACCTGCAGAGCGCTGGCGTTGTCGGGGCAACTCTTTCGGAGGCTGAACAGCGAGTCCTTGATGCTGCGGCTCCGCTTATTCAGGAGCGCTTGGTTGTCTTGAGTGAGGCACCAGATTTGGTGAGTTTTATGTTCAAGACTGCCGACCAGATTGTCGTTGAAGAAGATGCCAAAGCGGGTCTGCCAGAAAACACCGTCGAAGTTCTAAACGCCGGTGTTGCTGCACTGGAGGCAATTGCAGAATCTGACTTCAAGACTGAGGTTATCCAGGCGGCACTCCAGGCAGCGCTGATCGACGGATTGGGCCTCAAGCCACGCGTGGCATTTGGTCCACTGCGCACCGGAATTTCTGGCCGTCGCATTTCTCCGCCGTTGTTTGAGTCGATGGAGATTCTCGGAAAAGCCGAGACCATCGCTCGTCTAAACGCGTTTGCTCGAGTGGCCTAA